DNA sequence from the Bacillota bacterium genome:
CTCACTGGTGACCAGTTGCAGGTATGTACGCGTGCTGCCGTCCTTGTTGCGGAAGACCTTCGTCCTGACGAACATGGCAGTTACATACTACCACACTGCGCAAGATAAGGCAATACCTGCACCGCAACACGTGGCAGCACATTTTCAAGTTCACGGCAGGGGCGACCTCGATTTCTCAAGCATTTGGCAACCCCGTGGCACTCAAAACCCGGGGTTGGCTTTCAAACTCGAGTAAGAACGTTTCCCAGAAAGCTTGATAGGCTTCGGCTCGGGGGCTTATAGGTGTTCTGGCGCCAGCTTTCTGCCATTCATTCGGCTGGGACACAAGCTTAAACAACGGGGCGGGCCTGGAGTCGTCGATCCGAATCAGTTTGATCTCTACTCCGAAAAAAACCTGGTCCTGCCGAGTGTTCGTTCAGCCAGTCGAGGGCCTGCCGGTGCTCGTCGCGAAATTGAGGAGAAATCCAAATTACGGTCTTCGCTCCCCGGCCAGCAGCATAGGTGAGCAGCTGCCCCAGATGGGTGTGGTCAGTGGGCTCGAGCTGGTTTTCGATGATGACCGTGTGGCCGGAGCCCAGGTCTTTTCCGACAAGGTCCACAGCAAAAGGTCCGACCGGGCCCTTGCGCTCGGTTATCTCAATGTCCAGCCCGAGGACCTGGTTCAATCGTTCGATGTTCTCCTTAAGCCAGGGAGTAGAATCTCTGGCCTCATCGCTCCATACGCGGCGAAGATCGACCTCGGTGAGCGTCCCGAGTTCTGTTGCCATGCGACGCTTGCCCCCAATTGGCATTCTTCCATGATCTTGCCTTTCCGGCTAGCAGGATTCGCCAGTTTTCCCGGCATATCCTCTTGGCAACCGCAGGGAGCGAGTGGCGGGCTGCTCCCCGGTGTCAGGCATCTTGATCGTGCGCCCGCCGACCTCACTGACAACTGATTGACCGTGCGGATCACCGGACTTCCTTGGTGAGGGGGTTACCTGCGGAGTGGGACCGGCGCTCTACAGGGAGTGCACGGTTGGGTAAAGAATAGAGGGGGTGGAGGTGACAAGTTGATCATCACGACTACGCCGGTCATCGAAGGTAAGCCGGTTCAGGAATACCTGGGAATCGTGACGGGCGAGGCCATCCTGGGGGCCAACATCGTGCGCGATCTGTTTGCCACCATCACCGACATCGTGGGTGGGCGGTCGGCGGCATACGAAGAGGAACTGCGCCGGGCACGGGAGATTGCCCTGCAGGAAATGGCGGACGAGGCTGCTCGCCTGGGCGGAAATGCCGTGGTGGGGGTGGACATCGACTACGAAGTGGTGCGGGAAGGAATGCTGATGGTTTCGGCCAGCGGCACCGCTGTTCGCGTCTGACTGGAGTGGGCGCATCAGTGCCGCTGTGTGCGCCCGTGGAAGGGGTGTCACCTTTTGGCCAAGAGGTGGGGACTGGCGCTGGGGGCCGGTGGGTTGTACGGGCTGGCCTACGTGGGCGTGTTCAAAGCG
Encoded proteins:
- a CDS encoding heavy metal-binding domain-containing protein, with product MIITTTPVIEGKPVQEYLGIVTGEAILGANIVRDLFATITDIVGGRSAAYEEELRRAREIALQEMADEAARLGGNAVVGVDIDYEVVREGMLMVSASGTAVRV